One Candidatus Limnocylindrales bacterium genomic window carries:
- a CDS encoding CDP-alcohol phosphatidyltransferase family protein has protein sequence MNSGVLNIPNALTLARILAVPLFLSLLVEEQFSLALIVYMVAGLTDAVDGMIARMWDMRTELGAHMDPLADKLLVVSSFIALGIMGEVPRPLMIVVITRDVVILGGFLLTAAVVGKSMEMAPSIWGKMTTFFQLLCVTLVLFDVADWIDPWGWLMSFVFFATGVASVISGSDYVWRGMRWYSSIDSSAGDQA, from the coding sequence GTGAACTCCGGCGTGCTCAACATCCCGAACGCCCTGACGCTGGCGCGCATCCTGGCCGTCCCGTTGTTCCTCTCCCTTCTCGTCGAAGAGCAGTTCAGCCTGGCCCTGATCGTCTACATGGTCGCGGGTCTCACCGATGCCGTCGACGGCATGATCGCTCGCATGTGGGACATGCGCACCGAGCTCGGCGCGCACATGGACCCGCTGGCGGACAAGCTGCTGGTGGTCAGTTCGTTCATCGCGCTCGGCATCATGGGCGAGGTGCCGCGCCCGCTCATGATCGTCGTCATCACGCGCGACGTCGTCATCCTCGGCGGCTTCCTGCTGACGGCGGCCGTGGTCGGCAAGTCGATGGAGATGGCGCCGTCGATCTGGGGCAAGATGACGACCTTCTTCCAGCTCCTGTGCGTCACGCTGGTGCTGTTCGACGTGGCCGACTGGATCGACCCGTGGGGCTGGCTCATGAGCTTCGTCTTCTTCGCCACCGGCGTGGCCAGCGTGATCTCGGGCAGCGACTACGTGTGGCGGGGGATGCGGTGGTACTCGAGCATCGACAGCTCGGCGGGTGACCAGGCCTGA
- a CDS encoding NRDE family protein, protein MCTLAVYRGVSSAFPLIVAANRDEFLGRPATPPAPLATDPAIVAGLDLQAGGTWLGCRTDGSARIVGILNRRPSADHAASGPGELSRGSLCMETLQAASVDELRSLPPQQARRYGGFSLFVADLAQAFVIDNGEGGVRVTELGPGLSVLTNLDVNDPRCPRLCSATQKFSELLPLVEKAQSCGLLVPALARVLADHEGSVQAEGGAGSVFGRICVHAGDYGTRSSSMIFVGGDGSVRYFHAEGHPCKVPFAAVH, encoded by the coding sequence ATGTGCACCCTGGCTGTCTACCGCGGAGTCTCCAGCGCATTCCCGCTGATCGTGGCGGCCAACCGCGACGAGTTTCTCGGCCGGCCCGCCACGCCGCCGGCGCCGCTGGCCACCGATCCCGCCATCGTGGCCGGGCTCGATCTGCAAGCCGGCGGCACCTGGCTCGGCTGCCGCACCGACGGCAGCGCGCGAATCGTCGGCATCCTCAACCGGCGCCCCTCTGCCGACCACGCCGCCTCCGGACCGGGCGAGCTTTCGCGCGGCTCGCTGTGCATGGAGACGCTGCAGGCCGCTTCCGTCGACGAACTGCGCTCGCTGCCGCCGCAGCAGGCACGCCGCTACGGCGGATTCAGTCTGTTCGTCGCCGATCTGGCGCAGGCCTTCGTCATCGACAACGGCGAGGGCGGCGTGCGCGTGACCGAGCTGGGACCGGGGCTGTCGGTCCTGACCAATCTCGATGTCAACGACCCGCGCTGTCCGCGGCTGTGCAGCGCCACGCAGAAGTTCTCCGAGCTGCTGCCGCTCGTGGAGAAGGCGCAGTCGTGCGGGCTGCTGGTGCCGGCGCTGGCGCGGGTGCTGGCCGACCACGAAGGCAGCGTGCAGGCCGAAGGAGGCGCCGGCAGCGTCTTCGGCAGGATCTGCGTGCACGCCGGCGACTACGGGACGCGCTCCTCGTCGATGATCTTTGTCGGAGGTGACGGCAGCGTGCGCTATTTCCACGCCGAGGGGCATCCGTGCAAGGTCCCCTTCGCCGCCGTCCACTAG
- the hflX gene encoding GTPase HflX encodes MEHLDEEENQKPTEPEQDDVVPEEEPQDEEPAREEPPGNGEPPRKDPDQEDERPRQDGNRPPREHLTARRRERAILVWAGQDSQHADDSLDELSQLGDTAGLEIVARLKQTLRQLSPATRIGKGKVEELTTLVKDEKIDVVVFDDPLTPAQRRNLEKALEIKVIDRSQLILDIFALRAQTRAGKLQVELAQLQYLLPRLTRQWTHLSRIRAGVAMRGPGETQLESDRRQVRVRIDKLRERLEEVDRTRRLNRREREAVPYPTVALVGYTNAGKSSLMNRLTDAGVYVANQLFATLDTTVRRLELPGGKPIILVDTVGFVSKLPHELVEAFKGTLEQVVEADLIVHVIDAAGPDRQARIEVVEAILQELGAAGRPRIDVYNKIDLLRASDGASSLPPGAFGVSAVTGEGCQELLARFEQEFAPSEEKLSIRIPHMDGRTRAWLYQNGRVVEETEDEQGTRIVVWLSPRSAGQLAAMVGTEGYELRHA; translated from the coding sequence GTGGAACACCTAGACGAGGAAGAGAACCAGAAGCCGACCGAGCCTGAGCAGGACGACGTCGTTCCCGAGGAGGAGCCGCAGGACGAGGAGCCCGCACGCGAGGAGCCTCCAGGCAACGGCGAGCCGCCGCGAAAGGATCCCGACCAGGAAGATGAGCGCCCTCGCCAGGACGGTAACCGTCCGCCGCGCGAGCATCTGACGGCACGCCGCCGCGAGCGTGCCATCCTGGTGTGGGCGGGGCAGGACTCCCAGCACGCCGATGATTCGCTCGATGAGCTGTCGCAGCTCGGGGACACGGCCGGCCTGGAGATCGTGGCCAGGCTCAAGCAGACGCTTCGCCAGCTCTCGCCGGCCACTCGCATCGGCAAGGGCAAGGTCGAGGAGCTGACCACGCTGGTCAAGGACGAGAAGATCGACGTCGTCGTCTTCGACGATCCGCTGACCCCGGCGCAGCGCCGCAACCTCGAGAAGGCGCTCGAGATCAAGGTCATTGACCGCAGCCAGCTCATCCTGGACATTTTCGCTCTTCGCGCGCAGACGCGAGCCGGCAAGCTGCAGGTGGAGCTGGCCCAGCTCCAGTACCTGCTGCCGCGACTGACGCGGCAGTGGACGCACCTTTCGCGAATCCGCGCCGGCGTGGCCATGCGCGGCCCCGGCGAGACCCAGCTCGAGAGCGACCGGCGCCAGGTGCGCGTCAGGATCGACAAGCTGCGCGAGCGCCTGGAAGAGGTGGACCGAACGCGCCGCCTCAACCGCCGCGAGCGCGAAGCGGTGCCGTATCCGACGGTGGCGCTGGTCGGCTACACCAATGCCGGCAAGTCCTCTCTGATGAACCGGCTGACCGACGCCGGCGTGTACGTGGCCAATCAGCTGTTCGCCACGCTCGACACGACCGTGCGCCGGCTCGAGCTTCCCGGCGGCAAGCCGATCATCCTTGTCGACACCGTCGGCTTCGTCTCCAAGCTGCCGCACGAGCTGGTCGAGGCGTTCAAGGGAACTCTCGAGCAGGTCGTGGAGGCCGACCTTATCGTGCATGTCATCGACGCCGCCGGCCCCGATCGCCAGGCGCGCATCGAGGTCGTCGAGGCGATCCTGCAGGAGCTGGGCGCGGCCGGTCGCCCGCGCATCGACGTCTACAACAAGATCGATCTCCTGCGCGCCTCCGATGGCGCCTCCTCGCTGCCGCCCGGCGCCTTCGGTGTGTCGGCCGTGACAGGCGAGGGATGCCAGGAGCTGCTGGCCAGATTCGAGCAGGAGTTCGCGCCGAGCGAGGAGAAGCTGTCGATCCGCATTCCTCACATGGACGGGCGCACGCGGGCTTGGCTGTATCAGAACGGCCGTGTAGTAGAGGAGACCGAGGACGAGCAGGGCACGCGCATCGTCGTGTGGCTGAGCCCTCGAAGCGCCGGCCAGCTGGCCGCGATGGTCGGAACCGAAGGATACGAGCTGCGCCACGCCTGA
- a CDS encoding MoxR family ATPase, whose amino-acid sequence MDAAFSSIEDVRSRLAGQKYICDNNIATVVYLATRLGKPLLVEGPAGVGKTELAKVVASSLDARLIRMQCYEGIDEAKALYEWEYAKQLLYTQVLKDKISEITAGAATLSEAVDRITNQDDVFFSNRFILPRPLLQAIQSTQRTVLLIDEIDKADAEFEAFLLEILSDFQVTVPELGTIEAVHIPIVVLTSNNAREMSDALKRRCLHLYIDFPSPDLELEIIRLKVPEATESLAGDITSLIQNLRKLDLKKQPSISETLDWAKALVIMNAKGLGDDVVRSTLSTIAKYEGDLRKAEKELTSFVAKQEAAQKAKEAAAPAPAPADTKDLLH is encoded by the coding sequence TTGGACGCAGCTTTTTCTTCCATCGAGGACGTTCGCAGCCGCCTGGCCGGCCAGAAGTACATCTGCGACAACAACATCGCCACGGTCGTCTACCTGGCCACGCGCCTGGGCAAGCCGCTCCTGGTGGAAGGGCCCGCCGGCGTCGGCAAGACCGAGCTGGCCAAGGTCGTGGCCTCCAGCCTTGACGCCAGGCTGATCCGCATGCAGTGCTACGAAGGCATCGACGAGGCCAAGGCTCTCTACGAATGGGAGTACGCCAAGCAGCTCCTGTACACCCAGGTCCTCAAGGACAAGATCAGCGAGATCACCGCCGGCGCCGCCACCTTGTCGGAGGCGGTCGACCGCATCACCAACCAGGACGACGTCTTCTTCTCCAACCGCTTCATCCTGCCGCGGCCGCTGCTGCAGGCGATCCAGTCGACCCAGCGCACGGTGCTGCTGATCGACGAGATCGACAAGGCCGATGCCGAGTTCGAGGCCTTCCTGCTCGAGATCCTGTCGGACTTCCAGGTCACCGTTCCCGAGCTCGGCACGATCGAGGCCGTGCACATCCCGATCGTCGTGCTGACCAGCAACAACGCGCGCGAGATGTCCGACGCGCTCAAGCGCCGCTGCCTGCACCTGTACATCGACTTCCCGAGCCCGGATCTCGAGCTCGAGATCATTCGCCTCAAGGTCCCCGAGGCCACCGAGAGCCTGGCCGGCGACATCACCTCGCTCATCCAGAACCTGCGCAAGCTCGATCTGAAGAAGCAGCCGAGCATCTCCGAGACTCTCGATTGGGCAAAGGCTCTGGTGATCATGAACGCCAAGGGCCTGGGCGATGACGTCGTGCGCAGCACGCTTTCGACCATCGCCAAGTACGAAGGCGACCTTCGGAAGGCCGAGAAGGAGCTGACGTCCTTCGTGGCCAAGCAGGAGGCTGCGCAGAAGGCCAAGGAAGCGGCTGCCCCGGCGCCGGCGCCGGCCGACACCAAAGACCTCCTTCATTAG